Proteins encoded together in one Aeromonas encheleia window:
- a CDS encoding exoribonuclease II: MFQDNPLLAQLKQQIRENIPKKEGVIRASDRGFGFLEVDEKTSYFVPPPYMKKVMHGDRVSALIRTEKDKEVAEPDALLEQAVTRFVGRVKMFRDRLNVVPDHPLIKDAIKARAKKGLDEKSLKEGDWVVATLKRHALVDGNFSAEITQLIADKGDHNVPWWVVLARHNLAQIEPADLPEWKVIEEEELPRTDLTAVPFFTIDGAKTKDMDDALSIRKLDNGWELLVAIADPTAYVAEGSELDQEAAKRAFTVYMPGRNVPMIPRTLSDELCSLKEGEERNTLCARLLIAEDGLLLEETEFFAARIISHARLNYDEVSDWAEHGKELAIDAGVMAQLPLMKAMTEARIKWRTEHALVFPDRPDYDFELGENGAVLAIHVEPRRIANRMIEESMIAANICAGRVLGKSVGYGIFNVHTGFDEESLDGAIELLKSAEAPFEKEEIASLTGFCALRRWIDSLDTRWLDGKIRRFQSYALMSAEPGAHYGLGLDAYATWTSPIRKYGDMVNHRLLKAVIAGKTPGERPSQELTEHLTECRRLHRRVERDIGDWLYVRYLQAAAGTEQLFNAEIIDVMRAGLKLRLQENGAVVFMPARHILDNKDRLECNWDNGRVYLDKTEVVYELGQIIEVRLSEAVEETRSLIAKPAVALVPGPAPEAPVVESTEASTETPAEAEAAPKAE, encoded by the coding sequence ATGTTCCAAGACAATCCGCTGCTGGCCCAGCTCAAGCAACAAATCCGCGAAAACATCCCCAAGAAAGAGGGTGTGATCCGCGCCTCCGATCGGGGCTTCGGCTTCCTGGAGGTCGATGAGAAGACCAGCTATTTCGTGCCGCCTCCCTACATGAAGAAGGTGATGCACGGTGACCGGGTGAGCGCCCTGATCCGTACCGAGAAAGATAAGGAAGTGGCCGAGCCGGATGCCCTGCTGGAGCAGGCGGTGACCCGCTTCGTCGGTCGCGTCAAGATGTTCCGCGACCGCCTCAACGTGGTGCCTGACCATCCCCTCATCAAGGACGCCATCAAGGCCCGCGCCAAGAAGGGGCTGGATGAGAAGTCCCTCAAGGAAGGGGACTGGGTGGTTGCGACCCTCAAGCGTCACGCCCTGGTGGATGGTAACTTCTCCGCCGAGATCACCCAGCTCATCGCCGACAAGGGCGATCACAACGTGCCCTGGTGGGTGGTGCTGGCACGCCACAACCTGGCCCAGATCGAGCCGGCGGACCTGCCCGAGTGGAAGGTGATCGAAGAGGAAGAGCTGCCGCGCACCGACCTGACCGCCGTCCCCTTCTTCACCATCGACGGTGCCAAGACCAAGGACATGGATGACGCCCTGTCCATCCGCAAGCTGGACAACGGCTGGGAGCTGCTGGTCGCCATCGCCGATCCGACCGCCTATGTGGCCGAAGGCAGCGAGCTGGACCAGGAAGCCGCCAAGCGCGCCTTCACCGTCTACATGCCGGGCCGCAACGTGCCCATGATCCCGCGCACCCTCTCCGACGAGCTCTGCTCCCTGAAAGAGGGCGAGGAGCGCAACACCCTGTGCGCCCGCCTGCTGATCGCCGAAGATGGCCTGCTGCTGGAGGAGACCGAGTTCTTCGCCGCCCGCATCATCTCCCACGCCCGTCTCAACTATGACGAGGTCTCCGACTGGGCCGAGCACGGCAAAGAGCTGGCCATAGACGCAGGCGTCATGGCCCAGCTGCCGCTGATGAAGGCCATGACAGAGGCGCGCATCAAGTGGCGCACCGAGCACGCCCTGGTGTTCCCGGATCGTCCCGACTACGACTTCGAACTGGGTGAAAACGGCGCCGTGCTGGCCATTCACGTGGAACCGCGCCGCATCGCCAACCGGATGATCGAGGAGTCGATGATCGCCGCCAACATCTGCGCCGGTCGGGTGCTGGGCAAGAGCGTCGGCTACGGCATCTTCAACGTCCACACCGGCTTCGACGAGGAGTCCCTCGACGGCGCCATCGAGCTGCTCAAGAGCGCCGAGGCCCCGTTCGAGAAGGAAGAGATCGCCAGCCTGACCGGTTTCTGCGCCCTGCGCCGCTGGATCGACAGCCTGGACACCCGCTGGCTGGACGGCAAGATCCGCCGCTTCCAGAGCTATGCACTGATGTCCGCCGAGCCGGGTGCCCACTACGGCCTGGGGCTGGATGCCTACGCCACCTGGACCTCTCCGATCCGCAAGTACGGCGACATGGTCAACCATCGCCTGCTCAAGGCCGTCATCGCCGGCAAGACCCCGGGTGAGCGTCCGAGCCAGGAGCTCACCGAGCACCTGACTGAGTGCCGCCGCCTGCACCGCAGGGTCGAGCGCGACATCGGCGACTGGCTCTATGTCCGTTACCTCCAGGCTGCCGCCGGCACCGAGCAGCTGTTCAACGCCGAGATCATCGACGTGATGCGCGCCGGCCTCAAGCTGCGCCTGCAGGAGAACGGCGCCGTGGTGTTCATGCCCGCCCGCCACATCCTGGACAACAAGGACAGGCTGGAGTGCAACTGGGACAACGGTCGCGTCTACCTGGACAAGACAGAAGTGGTCTATGAGCTGGGCCAGATCATCGAGGTCAGGCTGAGCGAGGCGGTGGAAGAGACCCGCTCCCTCATCGCCAAGCCTGCGGTCGCGCTGGTACCGGGCCCGGCACCGGAAGCCCCGGTCGTCGAGAGCACCGAGGCATCGACTGAGACACCGGCTGAGGCTGAAGCTGCTCCCAAGGCGGAGTAA
- a CDS encoding PTS mannitol transporter subunit IICBA: MLSPDTKVKIQNFGRFLSNMVMPNIGAFIAWGFITALFIPTGWLPSETLAKLVGPMITYLLPLLIGYTGGKLMGGERGGVVGAITTMGVIVGTDIPMFMGAMMVGPLGGWAIKRFDKVMEGRVKSGFEMLVNNFSAGLIGMLLAILAFFVIGPFVKVLSGVLAGGVGFLVDNNLLPLTSIFVEPAKILFLNNAINHGIFSPLGIQQATEHGRSIFFLIEANPGPGMGVLLAYMVFGRGAAKQSAAGASIIHFFGGIHEIYFPYVLMNPRLILAVIAGGMTGVFTLTLFNAGLVSPASPGSIFAVLLMTPKASLIGVALSIICSTLVSFLVAAVFVRAQQPEADEADALGEATRKMKAMKGAKPETAAAKKPSGELMAVRNIVVACDAGMGSSAMGAGMLRKRVQAAGLDISVTNRAIDQLDDQVDWVITHKDLTERARRHAPNAHHISLTNFLDNGLYQELVQSLTQAANDDVAHPQLLVAANDDSYEPQAAEVFSLSLQDVHLGLKADNKEAAILAAGALLAERGYVAPDYVNAMLEREQLVSTYLGESIAVPHGTIAAKEFVKRTGIVICQYPAGVAFGEAADEVARLVIGIAARNDEHMQVITRLTNALDEPGLIDRLASTTDPQEFLDLLGAEQAA; this comes from the coding sequence ATGTTATCACCGGATACCAAAGTCAAGATACAGAATTTTGGACGCTTCCTGTCCAATATGGTCATGCCCAACATAGGCGCCTTCATCGCCTGGGGCTTTATTACCGCCCTCTTCATCCCCACCGGCTGGCTGCCAAGCGAAACCTTGGCCAAGCTGGTCGGCCCCATGATCACCTACCTGCTGCCGCTGCTGATTGGCTATACCGGCGGCAAGCTGATGGGCGGTGAACGCGGCGGTGTGGTCGGTGCCATCACCACCATGGGCGTCATAGTGGGGACCGACATCCCGATGTTCATGGGTGCCATGATGGTCGGTCCGCTGGGTGGCTGGGCCATCAAGCGCTTCGACAAGGTGATGGAAGGCCGCGTCAAGAGCGGCTTCGAGATGCTGGTCAACAACTTCTCCGCCGGCCTCATCGGCATGTTGCTGGCGATCCTCGCCTTCTTCGTGATCGGCCCCTTCGTCAAGGTGCTGTCCGGCGTGCTGGCCGGTGGTGTCGGCTTCCTGGTGGACAACAACCTGCTGCCGCTCACCTCCATCTTCGTCGAGCCGGCCAAGATCCTGTTCCTCAACAACGCCATCAACCACGGCATCTTCTCGCCGCTGGGGATCCAACAGGCGACCGAGCATGGCCGCTCCATCTTCTTCCTGATCGAAGCGAACCCGGGCCCGGGCATGGGCGTGCTGCTGGCCTACATGGTGTTCGGCCGTGGTGCCGCCAAGCAGTCCGCCGCCGGAGCCTCCATCATTCACTTCTTCGGTGGCATCCACGAGATCTACTTCCCCTACGTGCTGATGAACCCGCGCCTCATACTGGCGGTAATCGCCGGCGGCATGACAGGGGTCTTCACCCTGACCCTGTTCAATGCCGGGCTGGTCTCCCCCGCATCGCCGGGCTCCATCTTCGCCGTGCTCCTGATGACGCCGAAAGCCTCCCTGATCGGGGTTGCTCTCTCCATCATCTGCTCGACCCTGGTCTCCTTCCTGGTCGCCGCCGTGTTCGTGCGTGCCCAGCAGCCGGAAGCCGACGAGGCCGATGCCCTGGGTGAAGCCACTCGCAAGATGAAAGCCATGAAGGGCGCCAAACCCGAAACCGCGGCGGCCAAGAAGCCGAGCGGTGAACTGATGGCGGTGCGCAATATCGTCGTTGCCTGCGATGCGGGCATGGGTTCCAGCGCCATGGGCGCCGGCATGCTGCGCAAGCGGGTGCAGGCCGCCGGGCTCGACATCAGCGTCACCAACCGCGCCATCGATCAGCTCGACGATCAGGTGGACTGGGTCATCACCCACAAGGACTTGACCGAGCGGGCCCGTCGCCATGCGCCGAACGCCCACCACATCTCGCTCACCAACTTCCTCGACAACGGCCTCTATCAGGAGCTGGTGCAGAGCCTGACCCAGGCCGCCAACGATGACGTCGCCCACCCGCAGCTGCTGGTGGCCGCCAACGACGACAGCTACGAGCCGCAGGCCGCCGAGGTGTTCAGCCTCAGCCTGCAGGACGTGCATCTGGGGCTCAAGGCCGACAACAAGGAGGCCGCCATCCTGGCCGCCGGCGCGCTGCTGGCCGAGCGGGGCTACGTGGCGCCCGACTACGTCAACGCCATGCTGGAGCGCGAGCAGCTGGTCTCCACCTACCTCGGCGAGTCCATCGCCGTGCCCCACGGCACCATAGCCGCCAAGGAGTTCGTGAAGCGTACCGGCATCGTCATCTGCCAGTATCCGGCCGGGGTCGCCTTCGGCGAGGCGGCCGATGAGGTGGCACGACTGGTGATCGGCATCGCCGCCCGCAACGACGAGCACATGCAGGTGATAACCCGCCTGACCAATGCACTGGATGAACCCGGTCTCATCGACCGGCTGGCCAGCACCACGGATCCCCAGGAGTTTCTGGATCTGCTGGGTGCCGAACAGGCTGCGTAA
- a CDS encoding acyl-homoserine-lactone synthase, giving the protein MLVFKGKLKQHPRWEVENELYRFRKRVFSDRLGWDVESHRGLERDSFDKPDTHWVLIEDEQGLCGCIRLLSCAQDYMLPSIFPAALAGELAPRCADVWELTRLAIDASRAPQLDNGVNELTCVIFREVYAFARAQGIRELVAVVSLPVERIFRRLGLPIERLGHRQAVELGAVRGVGIRFQLDERFALAVNRPLRGRYQPSEELVGTS; this is encoded by the coding sequence ATGCTTGTTTTCAAAGGAAAATTGAAACAACACCCCAGATGGGAGGTCGAAAACGAACTTTATCGCTTTCGCAAGCGCGTCTTCTCCGATCGGCTCGGCTGGGATGTGGAATCCCACCGGGGTCTGGAGCGGGACAGCTTCGACAAGCCGGATACCCACTGGGTACTGATTGAGGACGAGCAGGGCCTGTGCGGCTGCATTCGCTTGCTCAGCTGTGCCCAGGACTACATGTTGCCCAGCATCTTCCCCGCTGCCCTCGCCGGCGAGCTGGCCCCGCGCTGCGCCGATGTCTGGGAGCTGACCCGGCTCGCCATCGATGCCAGTCGGGCGCCGCAACTGGACAACGGCGTGAACGAGCTGACCTGCGTCATCTTCCGCGAGGTCTATGCCTTCGCCAGGGCGCAGGGGATCCGGGAACTGGTGGCCGTGGTCAGCCTGCCGGTCGAGCGCATCTTCCGCCGCCTCGGCCTGCCCATAGAGCGACTCGGCCACCGCCAGGCGGTGGAGCTGGGCGCCGTGCGCGGAGTGGGCATCCGCTTCCAGCTGGACGAGCGCTTCGCCCTGGCCGTCAATCGCCCGCTGCGGGGCCGGTACCAGCCGTCTGAGGAGCTGGTCGGCACCTCCTGA
- a CDS encoding LuxR family transcriptional regulator yields MTHDQLLEYLEHFTVVTDGNRLAELIGRFTLGMGYDYYRFALILPMSMQRPKVVLFNQCPDSWVQAYTVNNMLACDPIIQLARRQTLPIYWNRLDEKARFLQEGSMDVMGLAAEFGLRNGISFPLHGAAGENGILSFITAERASSDLLLESSPILSWMSNYIFEAAIRIVRKGLREGDPQEALTDRETECLFWASEGKTSNEIACILGITERTVNYHLNQVTRKTGSMNRYQAIAKGVSSGILIPNLEQVVVTNYPKILQ; encoded by the coding sequence ATGACACACGACCAACTGCTTGAGTATCTCGAACATTTCACGGTGGTGACGGATGGCAACCGGCTGGCGGAACTGATCGGCCGCTTCACGCTGGGAATGGGCTACGACTACTATCGGTTTGCGCTCATCCTGCCCATGTCGATGCAGAGGCCCAAGGTGGTGCTGTTCAACCAGTGCCCCGACTCCTGGGTACAGGCCTACACGGTCAACAACATGCTGGCCTGCGACCCCATCATCCAGCTCGCCCGCAGGCAGACCCTGCCCATCTACTGGAACCGGTTGGACGAGAAGGCGCGCTTTCTGCAGGAAGGCAGCATGGACGTGATGGGGCTGGCGGCGGAGTTCGGGCTGCGCAACGGCATCTCCTTCCCGTTGCACGGGGCGGCAGGGGAGAATGGCATACTGTCGTTCATCACCGCCGAGCGGGCCTCGAGCGATCTGCTGCTGGAGTCCTCGCCCATCCTCTCCTGGATGTCCAACTACATCTTCGAGGCCGCGATCCGGATCGTGCGCAAGGGCCTGCGGGAAGGCGATCCGCAGGAGGCCCTGACCGACCGGGAGACCGAATGCCTGTTCTGGGCCAGCGAAGGGAAGACGTCGAACGAGATCGCCTGCATCCTGGGGATCACCGAACGCACGGTGAACTACCACCTCAATCAGGTGACCCGCAAGACCGGCTCCATGAACCGTTATCAGGCCATCGCCAAAGGGGTGAGCAGCGGCATCCTGATCCCCAACCTGGAGCAGGTCGTGGTCACCAATTACCCCAAGATCCTGCAGTGA
- a CDS encoding bifunctional 2',3'-cyclic-nucleotide 2'-phosphodiesterase/3'-nucleotidase, translated as MKLGAIAAIVLLTACSNENDSKAQPGAVSLRLIQTSDIHSNVLGFDYYQNKEDRKFGLSRTALLIRAARAENPNNLLLDNGDLIQGTPLADYIFEQSGAGYLDKQAHPVFKAMNELGYDAGNLGNHEFNYGLEYLGKVLAGAKFPYVNANVFEMGAFKRDAKGQIDWSGNKFTPYLLLERQVTDDKGQSQTVRVGILGLTPPQVLQWDKRHLEGKVVVADMVETANHYVPELRAKGADIVVVVAHTGINANSYEAMMENSAWHLAKVKGVDALMLGHAHKNFPGDFPDLPEVDNQAGTLSGIPTVMPGYWGNHLGIIDLKLEQVDGKWRVKQSQASLRKIDSSENSAVDQRVVDLVQADHDATNQWLDEPLGKITSSIHSFFALVQDDPSVQLVSDAQRKHAEQLQKDGLLKQPYPILSVAAPFRGGRNGINDFTYVAKGDISLRNVSDLYIYPNTLQVVEVNGATVKEWLEMSAGQFNQIDAGKTEVQWLVNEKFPTYNFDVIDGVNYEVDITQPARYSKEGAKVSEGQRISGLTFNGQPIDPAQKFYVVTNNYRASGGGHFPGIDGTNIVHEDPFETREIIAQYLKTQSADNPAGFSPAANNNWHMKTLPAGVDVRLYSSPSEEAKQLAGADLEYKSTLPTSDEKHPGYAIYRLIRQ; from the coding sequence ATGAAGCTGGGCGCCATTGCAGCCATAGTGCTGTTGACTGCCTGCAGCAATGAAAATGATAGCAAGGCGCAGCCGGGAGCCGTCTCTCTGCGCCTGATCCAGACCTCCGATATCCATTCCAACGTGCTGGGGTTCGACTACTACCAGAACAAGGAAGACCGCAAGTTTGGCCTCTCCCGCACCGCCCTGTTGATCCGCGCGGCCCGCGCCGAAAACCCCAACAACCTGCTGCTCGACAACGGTGACCTGATCCAGGGTACGCCGCTGGCGGATTACATCTTCGAGCAGTCCGGCGCCGGTTACCTCGACAAGCAGGCCCACCCGGTGTTCAAGGCCATGAACGAGCTCGGCTATGACGCCGGCAACCTGGGCAACCACGAGTTCAACTACGGGCTGGAGTACCTCGGCAAGGTGCTGGCGGGCGCCAAGTTCCCCTATGTGAACGCCAACGTGTTCGAGATGGGCGCCTTCAAGCGCGATGCGAAGGGACAGATCGACTGGAGTGGCAACAAGTTCACCCCCTATCTGCTGCTGGAGCGCCAGGTGACGGATGACAAGGGCCAGTCACAGACCGTCAGAGTCGGCATCCTGGGGCTGACGCCACCGCAGGTGCTGCAGTGGGACAAGCGCCACCTGGAAGGCAAGGTGGTGGTGGCCGACATGGTCGAGACCGCCAACCACTATGTGCCGGAACTGCGCGCCAAGGGGGCCGACATAGTGGTGGTGGTCGCCCACACCGGCATCAACGCCAACAGCTATGAGGCCATGATGGAGAACTCCGCCTGGCATCTGGCCAAGGTGAAGGGTGTGGATGCCCTGATGCTGGGCCATGCCCACAAAAACTTCCCCGGCGACTTCCCGGATCTGCCGGAGGTGGACAACCAGGCCGGCACCCTGAGCGGCATCCCGACCGTGATGCCCGGCTACTGGGGCAACCACCTCGGCATCATCGATCTCAAACTGGAGCAGGTGGACGGCAAGTGGCGGGTGAAACAGAGCCAGGCCAGCCTGCGCAAGATCGACTCCAGCGAGAACAGCGCCGTGGATCAGCGGGTGGTGGACCTGGTGCAGGCCGATCACGATGCCACCAATCAGTGGCTGGACGAGCCGCTCGGCAAGATCACCTCCTCCATCCACAGCTTCTTCGCGCTGGTGCAGGATGATCCCTCGGTGCAACTGGTGAGCGACGCCCAGCGCAAGCACGCCGAGCAGCTGCAAAAGGATGGCCTGCTCAAGCAGCCCTACCCGATCCTGTCGGTGGCGGCCCCCTTCCGCGGCGGTCGCAACGGCATCAATGACTTCACCTATGTGGCCAAGGGGGACATCTCCCTGCGCAACGTCTCCGATCTCTACATCTACCCGAACACCCTGCAGGTGGTCGAGGTGAACGGGGCCACCGTCAAGGAGTGGCTGGAGATGAGTGCCGGCCAGTTCAACCAGATCGATGCCGGCAAGACCGAGGTGCAGTGGCTGGTGAATGAGAAGTTCCCCACCTACAACTTCGATGTGATCGACGGGGTGAACTACGAGGTGGATATCACCCAGCCGGCCCGCTACAGCAAGGAAGGCGCCAAGGTGAGCGAGGGTCAGCGCATCAGCGGCCTGACCTTCAACGGTCAGCCGATAGATCCGGCCCAGAAGTTCTACGTGGTGACCAACAACTACCGCGCCAGCGGTGGCGGCCACTTCCCGGGCATCGACGGCACCAATATAGTGCACGAAGATCCCTTCGAAACGCGGGAGATCATCGCCCAGTACCTGAAGACCCAGTCCGCCGACAATCCGGCAGGCTTCAGCCCGGCGGCCAACAACAACTGGCACATGAAGACGCTGCCCGCCGGTGTCGACGTGCGGCTCTACTCCTCGCCGAGCGAGGAGGCCAAGCAGCTGGCCGGCGCGGATCTTGAGTACAAGTCCACCCTGCCAACGAGCGATGAGAAGCACCCTGGCTACGCCATCTATCGTCTGATCCGCCAATAA
- the lysE gene encoding L-lysine exporter has protein sequence MLATTLQGFTLGLAMIIPIGAQNAFVLSRGIHRNHHLLTATLCCFCDLILIGIGVFGGANLLASSPIGLALLTWGGVLFLGWFGIRSLRSAWRGQGAALADSPQLMGVKSVLAMTLGVTLLNPHVYLDTLMLLGSFGSQFAEELRPAFAAGAMLASLVWFYGLAFGAAALSPWLARGRVQQAIDLVVGIIMLGLAVQLASGALLAS, from the coding sequence ATGCTCGCAACCACACTGCAAGGCTTCACCCTCGGCCTCGCCATGATCATCCCAATAGGTGCCCAGAATGCCTTCGTGCTGAGCCGGGGCATCCACCGCAACCACCATCTGTTGACGGCCACGCTCTGCTGCTTCTGCGATCTCATCCTGATCGGTATAGGGGTGTTTGGCGGCGCCAACCTGCTGGCGAGCAGCCCCATCGGCCTGGCGCTGCTGACCTGGGGCGGCGTACTGTTCCTCGGCTGGTTCGGCATTCGTTCCCTGCGCAGCGCCTGGCGCGGGCAGGGGGCGGCATTGGCGGATTCACCCCAGCTGATGGGGGTCAAGAGCGTGCTGGCCATGACGCTGGGCGTCACCCTGCTCAACCCCCATGTCTACCTGGATACCCTGATGCTGCTCGGCTCCTTCGGCAGTCAGTTCGCCGAGGAGCTGCGACCGGCCTTCGCCGCGGGCGCCATGCTGGCATCCCTGGTCTGGTTCTACGGTCTGGCATTCGGGGCGGCGGCCCTTTCCCCCTGGCTTGCCCGGGGCAGGGTGCAGCAAGCCATTGATCTTGTTGTTGGTATTATCATGCTGGGGTTGGCGGTTCAGCTGGCCAGCGGGGCCTTGCTGGCCTCATAA
- the lpxL gene encoding LpxL/LpxP family Kdo(2)-lipid IV(A) lauroyl/palmitoleoyl acyltransferase: protein MAQERAPRLEPHLFHPRYWGSWAGLGLLWLLVLLPWRSQMWLGRQLGTLARKLLKSRVKIARRNLELAMPELSRDQREALLVQNFESVGCAIFEVGMAWFWPDWRMRRLMKVEGEEHVTRAVEQGQGMLLLSCHFLTLELNARCFGLVRPGVGVYRPNTNPVLEYAQYHGRCASNKYLVDRMDVKGMIKALRNGDALWYAPDHDYGAHASVFVPYFAVEQAATITGTATLARVKNTVTLPCYNIRTATGYTLHIGAPLADYPSGDDLADASRANREIETAVRKAPEQYMWLHRRFKTRPNPNDAGYY, encoded by the coding sequence ATGGCCCAAGAACGCGCTCCCCGCCTCGAACCCCATCTGTTCCATCCCCGCTACTGGGGCAGCTGGGCAGGCCTTGGCCTGCTCTGGCTGCTGGTGCTGCTGCCCTGGCGTAGCCAGATGTGGCTGGGGCGCCAGCTCGGCACCCTGGCCCGCAAGCTGCTGAAGTCCCGCGTCAAGATAGCCCGCCGCAATCTGGAGCTGGCCATGCCCGAGCTCAGCCGCGATCAGCGCGAAGCCTTGCTGGTGCAGAACTTCGAGAGCGTGGGCTGCGCCATCTTCGAGGTCGGCATGGCCTGGTTCTGGCCGGATTGGCGGATGCGCCGGCTGATGAAGGTGGAAGGGGAAGAGCACGTCACCCGGGCCGTGGAGCAGGGTCAGGGCATGCTGCTGCTCTCCTGCCACTTCCTGACGCTGGAGCTCAACGCCCGCTGCTTCGGCCTGGTGCGGCCCGGGGTCGGCGTCTATCGCCCCAACACCAATCCGGTGCTGGAGTACGCCCAGTACCACGGTCGCTGCGCCTCCAACAAGTACCTGGTGGATCGCATGGACGTGAAGGGGATGATCAAGGCGCTGCGCAACGGCGATGCGCTCTGGTACGCGCCGGATCACGACTACGGCGCCCATGCCAGCGTGTTCGTGCCCTACTTCGCGGTGGAGCAGGCGGCCACCATCACCGGCACGGCGACCCTGGCCAGGGTCAAGAACACGGTCACCCTGCCCTGCTACAACATTCGCACCGCCACCGGTTATACCCTGCACATAGGGGCGCCGCTGGCCGACTACCCGAGCGGCGACGATCTGGCCGACGCCAGCCGCGCCAACCGGGAGATTGAAACCGCCGTACGCAAGGCCCCGGAGCAGTACATGTGGCTGCACCGCCGCTTCAAGACCCGCCCCAACCCCAATGACGCGGGTTACTACTGA
- a CDS encoding LysR family transcriptional regulator ArgP — translation MKALDYKLLLALDAVMQEQNFERAAQRLHITQSAISQRIKQLEQQFAEPLIIRSQPLQATALGQKLLAHYRQVRQLELELAGELSPAAPQAPIRVSIAINADSLATWLLPALAPLLEQHPIELNLLVDDEIRTLDKVREGQAFGAVSLQPQPLAGCCVDELGEMRYLLTASPAFVARHFPKGLTPEALAKAPAVAFDQRDDMHVSFMARHFGLEPGGYPCHTVRSSEAFVAMAEQGLAYCLIPELQIRQQLAAGSLLDLSPGHHLIERLYWHRWVLERGLHKQISLRLIEQGRRALLPR, via the coding sequence ATGAAAGCCCTGGATTACAAGCTGCTGCTGGCACTGGATGCCGTGATGCAGGAGCAGAACTTCGAGCGGGCCGCCCAGCGCCTGCACATCACCCAGTCCGCCATCTCCCAGCGCATCAAGCAGCTGGAGCAGCAGTTTGCCGAGCCGCTGATCATTCGCAGCCAGCCGCTGCAGGCCACCGCACTCGGGCAGAAGCTGCTGGCCCACTACCGGCAGGTACGCCAGCTTGAACTCGAACTGGCCGGGGAGCTCTCCCCCGCCGCGCCCCAGGCACCGATCCGGGTCAGCATCGCCATCAATGCCGACAGCCTGGCCACCTGGCTGCTGCCCGCCCTGGCCCCGCTGCTGGAGCAGCATCCCATCGAGCTGAACCTGCTGGTGGATGACGAGATCCGCACCCTCGACAAGGTGCGCGAGGGGCAAGCCTTCGGCGCCGTCAGCCTGCAACCCCAGCCCCTCGCCGGTTGCTGCGTCGACGAGCTCGGCGAGATGCGCTACCTGCTGACCGCCAGCCCCGCCTTCGTCGCCCGCCATTTTCCCAAGGGGCTCACCCCGGAAGCGCTGGCCAAGGCGCCGGCGGTGGCCTTCGATCAGCGCGACGACATGCACGTGAGCTTCATGGCCCGCCACTTCGGGCTGGAGCCCGGCGGCTACCCCTGCCACACGGTGCGCTCGTCGGAGGCCTTCGTCGCCATGGCCGAGCAGGGGCTGGCCTACTGCCTCATCCCCGAGTTGCAGATCCGCCAGCAGCTGGCGGCGGGGAGCCTGCTCGATCTCAGCCCGGGGCATCACCTCATCGAGCGCCTCTACTGGCACCGCTGGGTGCTGGAGCGGGGGCTGCACAAACAGATCTCCCTGCGCCTGATCGAACAGGGTCGCCGGGCACTGCTGCCCCGCTGA